A single Borreliella afzelii DNA region contains:
- the eppA gene encoding exported protein A EppA, producing the protein MSLTSRDIYLIKNKLIMDSEHLKFKSYEAIFKLINRNLYQIFDYLIQINSYKIDYAEKYADKARERFNKAYFKSKINTVKKH; encoded by the coding sequence ATGTCGTTGACATCGCGAGATATATACCTTATAAAAAATAAATTAATAATGGATTCCGAACATCTAAAATTCAAGTCATATGAAGCAATTTTCAAACTTATAAATAGGAATTTGTATCAAATTTTTGATTATTTGATACAAATAAATTCCTATAAAATTGATTATGCTGAAAAATATGCAGACAAAGCTAGAGAGAGGTTTAACAAAGCTTACTTTAAAAGTAAAATAAATACGGTAAAAAAACATTAA